Below is a window of Shewanella khirikhana DNA.
GTGACAGGCTGGTACCAAAAAAGGCCACCCCGAGAATTGCCGCAACCAGTGCCTCGCTCTTGGCAAGCCCGGCGCCAATGGCGAAGTTTTTAAGCTGAAACAGCTTTACCATTAAGGCGGTAGCCAGAATTTGCATCAGCGCCGCCCCGAGAATAAACCCCAGCGCATCCACGCCGAAGGTGGGAATGGCCGCATCCTGCCACAGGTATAACCCGGCCAGATACAGCGCAGCCAGCGGGCCCGCATAGAGAAAACGCGCCAGGGTCACACCAAGCACGCCAACATCGCGACTGAGCTCACTTTGAAAGGCGTTGCGCCAAGCCTGCATAAAGGCCGCCATCAGGGTGAACAAGACCCACATCGTTGTATGCTCCCGAAAACTCAGACAAAAACGCCCGGCAAAGCCGGGCGTTTGAGCATAACACAGCCAATTGGTGCTGTGGTTTACTTGCTGGTGTCCAGAGCAGGAAAAGATTTCACCAGGTCATCTACCGCTTTCATCTGACTGAGGTAGCCTTCCAGTTGATGCAGTGGCAGGGCACAGGGGCCATCGCACTTGGCGTTGTCCGGATCCGGGTGCGCTTCGATAAAGAGACCGGCCAGACCCAGCGCCATACCGCTGCGGGCCAGCTCGGTTGCCTGGGCGCGGCGACCACCGGCAGAATCTTCACGGCCACCAGGGCGCTGCAGCGCGTGGGTGGCATCGAAAATCACTGGATAACCGCTCTGCTTCATCTCATCCATGCCCAGCATGTCTACCACCAGGTTGTTGTAACCAAAGCAGCTGCCACGCTCGCACAGGATGATTTCGTCGTTACCAGCTTCGTTGAATTTCTTCACTATGTGGCGCATCTCGTGGGGTGCCAGAAACTGTGGCTTCTTCACGTTGATGATGGCGCCTGTCTTGGCCATGGCAATCACCAAGTCGGTCTGACGAGCCAGAAACGCCGGCAGCTGGATGATGTCGACCACTTCGGCCACAGGGGCGCACTGATAAGGCTCGTGTACGTCGGTAATGAGCGGCACATTGAAGGTGTCTTTGATTTCCTGGAAAATCTTCAGGCCTTCTTCCATCCCCGGACCGCGATAGGAGTTGATGGACGAGCGGTTGGCCTTGTCAAAAGAGGCCTTGAATACATAGGGGATCCCAAGCTTCTGGGTCACTTCTACATAGCGCTCGGCAATGCTCATGGCCAGATCGCGTGATTCAAGCACGTTCATACCGCCAAACAGCACAAATGGCTTATCGTTGGCGATTTCGATGGCGTTCAGATGGATGGTTTTGTTGGTCATCACACTGTCTCTCTAGTGGGCCGACGCCCCGGGGCATCGATACAGAATCTGATTGGAGGGAGAGTATACCCTGAATCCCTGCCGCCCTGCTATCGGGCAAAGCGCAGCTTTGGCCTATGCAGTCCCTGATTTTGGCGGAGTTGCGGCCCGGCGCCAGGTTTTGACCGCGGGCCTTTACAAAGCACAATCAGGGGTTTGAAATCACCTCAGACACATAGGTCGGCATGGGGTCGATACCGCCAGCGGCGATGCCACGGCACATGCCGGTATCGCTGACACCTGTCTTTACCATCTGAGTGCCATCGAATACCCAGCTTTCAAAGCTCCAGCAGTCGCCAATCCCACGCCCCTTGTGGGCCGCAGAAATAATGCCATCTGCATAGTCATTTCCGCTGACGGGCAAGGGTCTGGGCTGCTTATCGCCATCGGCGAGCAGCCAATAGCCGGAGCCATAGTTGTAGGCAGCAAGCCAGCAGCTGGCTTCAATCAGGGTGTAGCCCTGGCCTATGTTGACGGTGGCGATATCCGGGCCTTCTTCAAACAGTTGCTGACACTCAACATCGGCAATGTCTTCACCATCTTTGATGCTGTTTCTGAGCGCACTGACCAACTCATTGTACTGCGCCGAGTCTTTTGGCACTGGCCTGAGCTCACCTTTGTTGGCCTTATTGATGATTTTTGGCAGCGGCTGCGGCGCCTTCACCGATGACTCCGGCTTGCTGCCTTTGGCCACCACAGCAAAAGGGGTGCCCTGACGCCCCTGATATTCATCCATCTTGCGAAACACAGCGCTGGCGCCGCTGCCGGAAAGCAGCCAGTTTGCCTTGCCGTCACCAATTTCTATGCGAGCATCCCGGGTCATCACCGCAAGCAAGGCCTGTACCTGCACCGAGCTCAGCAGCTCGCCCTCTACCGGGCCAAGCTCCTGGCCATCAATATAGAGGTTAATCTCAGTCGGCCAGGGTTCAAACTCACTGAAATCGCCCAAAAATACCTTGGCACTGATATCGGTTGCAGGTCCTGCCTGACGGGTAAACATCAGCGCCACGGCGTTGCGGTTACCCTCAGCCGAGTAGCCTGCCGCCCGGCAGGTGCCGGTGTTGTCGCAGGCAAGTAGCCAGTCTTTGTGGTAAAACCGCTCGCCTTCAAACGCACTGGCCAGAGGGCTTGCAACCATGGATGCAAGCCCGGGGATAAGGCCAAACGCGACAGCGAGTGCCGCCCTGATACCGTGAAAGCCTGCTGGCCGAGATGTCTTCATCTGGTAATTCCTTCTACACAGTTACTGAAAAGCGTGAACTGGAAACGGTTACTGAAAGCAACGCTTAAAAAACGAAGACCCGAGGAAAGCCTCAGGTCTTTTGCCGATAAATCCTGTTTACCCGCTTACCCCACCACCTGCAGGAACTGGCCGCACAGCCAGGCCATGTAGGTGCCGAGGGCATAACCAAATACCGCCAGCAACACCCCTACCGGCGCCAATGACGGATGGAAAGCCGCAGCCACCACAGGTGCGGACGCAGCGCCGCCCACGTTGGCCTGGCTGCCAACCGCCATATAAAACAGCGGCGCCTTAATGAGCTTGGCCACCAGCAACATAAAGCCTGCGTGCACCAGCATCCAGGTAATCCCCAGCAGGAAGTAAATCGGAGTATTGAAAATCTCACTCACGTCCATGTGCAGGCCGATGGTGGCCACCAGCACATACAGGAACGCCGATGCCACCTTGGAGGCACCTGCCGCTTCGAGATGGCGCACCGGAGTGAAGGACAAGGCCAGACCCGCTGTGGTCACAATCACAACCAGCCAGAAGAAACCGGAGGTAAGGCTGTATTGCTTGGTCCAGGGGAAGTTTTCCAGGAAGAAAGGCGCCAGGAAATCGGCGGCGATATGGGCAAAACCCGTGATACCAAAACCCACCGCCAACATCAGCATCAAGTCGGTCAGGCTGGGGTTACGCTCGTTTTCGGCCTTGTACTTCTCAACCTTGGCTTTCAGCACTTCGATGGCAGTGGTATCAGCACCGGTTTTGGCGTCGATTTCTTTGGCGCGGGAGGCCATAAACAGCAGCACCGCCATCCAGACGTTAGCCACAATCACATCCACGGTGATCATCACCGAGAACACATTGCCGCCCACTTCGTAGATTTCCTTCATGGCCGCCTGGTTGGCGCCGCCGCCAATCCAGCTGCCGGCCAGGGTGGTCATGCCGCGCCAAACCGAGTCCGGTCCCATGTCAGCAGTGAGGGATGGGTCGATGGCAGAGACCAGCAGCAAGGCTACCGGGCCACCAATCACAATCCCCAAGGTACCGCAGAGGAACATCACCACTGCTTTGGGCCCCAGACCCATGATGGCCTTGAGGTCCACCGACAAAATCAGCAGCACCAAACAGGCGGGCAACAGATAGCGGGTGGCGACGAAATAGAGCTTGGAGGCATGGCCATCGACAATGCCAAAGGTATTAAGCAGCGAGGGCAGGAAGTAACACAGCAGCAGTGCCGGAACAAACTTATAGAATTTTTGCCAGCTGGGATGGTTGTTAGTGTAAAACACAAATCCCAGAATGATGGCCAAAAAGCCGAGCACGGTTGCGTCGTTGGTGACCAAAGGCGCCGTTGTCATCTTCCCTTCCCCCGAAGTCGTTATTATGTTGTAAGGTATTATTTTTTAATGAAGTATATCTTGGTGCTCGCCCAATTCCCTCAGCTGCATCCGCACCAGCTCCACCACGGGATCGTGGGGGCTTAAATCGATAAACTGCTTAAGATCCGCCTCGGCCACCCTATGGGCACCGAGCTGCTGGGCGATAAAGGCCCGCTCACGGATGAGCATTGTTTCGTCCGGATACCAGTCCATCAGCAGGTTACAGCACTCCAATGCCACATCAAAACGCTGCTGAACTATGGCTCCGGCCTTAAGCTCATGCAGCATACGGGCAATCAGCTCTTTAACGCTGGAAGGCTTTACATAGGCAGGTTTCATCCGCGCCCAGTTACCCAGCTCGCCGCGCACCAGCGCATGAACCCGGGTACGGTCGATAAACTCGCCGCTCAAAGGGTCCAAAATCAGCCGCGACTTACCCCGTTGCCAACACAGCAAGGTGTTGCCCGGCAGCAAAATAGGCTCAAGTTTTACGTCCAGTTGCTTGGCCAGTAGCATAATGATGGTGGCCAGCACTGTGCTGTTACCGCTGCGGGATAA
It encodes the following:
- a CDS encoding DUF819 domain-containing protein, which encodes MTTAPLVTNDATVLGFLAIILGFVFYTNNHPSWQKFYKFVPALLLCYFLPSLLNTFGIVDGHASKLYFVATRYLLPACLVLLILSVDLKAIMGLGPKAVVMFLCGTLGIVIGGPVALLLVSAIDPSLTADMGPDSVWRGMTTLAGSWIGGGANQAAMKEIYEVGGNVFSVMITVDVIVANVWMAVLLFMASRAKEIDAKTGADTTAIEVLKAKVEKYKAENERNPSLTDLMLMLAVGFGITGFAHIAADFLAPFFLENFPWTKQYSLTSGFFWLVVIVTTAGLALSFTPVRHLEAAGASKVASAFLYVLVATIGLHMDVSEIFNTPIYFLLGITWMLVHAGFMLLVAKLIKAPLFYMAVGSQANVGGAASAPVVAAAFHPSLAPVGVLLAVFGYALGTYMAWLCGQFLQVVG
- a CDS encoding DUF1176 domain-containing protein, whose protein sequence is MKTSRPAGFHGIRAALAVAFGLIPGLASMVASPLASAFEGERFYHKDWLLACDNTGTCRAAGYSAEGNRNAVALMFTRQAGPATDISAKVFLGDFSEFEPWPTEINLYIDGQELGPVEGELLSSVQVQALLAVMTRDARIEIGDGKANWLLSGSGASAVFRKMDEYQGRQGTPFAVVAKGSKPESSVKAPQPLPKIINKANKGELRPVPKDSAQYNELVSALRNSIKDGEDIADVECQQLFEEGPDIATVNIGQGYTLIEASCWLAAYNYGSGYWLLADGDKQPRPLPVSGNDYADGIISAAHKGRGIGDCWSFESWVFDGTQMVKTGVSDTGMCRGIAAGGIDPMPTYVSEVISNP
- a CDS encoding tetratricopeptide repeat protein; translated protein: MSDFSLEGGISLPETPLALIEHLGLASREKAEWAWYEIAGGVLSHYLVDQEARLKAMLNWFYRDLGFCARDDYFSLEAASLAHGFLSRSGNSTVLATIIMLLAKQLDVKLEPILLPGNTLLCWQRGKSRLILDPLSGEFIDRTRVHALVRGELGNWARMKPAYVKPSSVKELIARMLHELKAGAIVQQRFDVALECCNLLMDWYPDETMLIRERAFIAQQLGAHRVAEADLKQFIDLSPHDPVVELVRMQLRELGEHQDILH
- the kdsA gene encoding 3-deoxy-8-phosphooctulonate synthase; the protein is MTNKTIHLNAIEIANDKPFVLFGGMNVLESRDLAMSIAERYVEVTQKLGIPYVFKASFDKANRSSINSYRGPGMEEGLKIFQEIKDTFNVPLITDVHEPYQCAPVAEVVDIIQLPAFLARQTDLVIAMAKTGAIINVKKPQFLAPHEMRHIVKKFNEAGNDEIILCERGSCFGYNNLVVDMLGMDEMKQSGYPVIFDATHALQRPGGREDSAGGRRAQATELARSGMALGLAGLFIEAHPDPDNAKCDGPCALPLHQLEGYLSQMKAVDDLVKSFPALDTSK